A segment of the Lactobacillus sp. ESL0700 genome:
TATTCTGTCGTCAATTTTCAAGCCAATGATGAGACAAACCATTTTAATGGCGAAAAACGCTCAGGACGATTCCACGGTAGTTAAAGTTCCAAATTTAAAGGGTCTGACTTATTCTGCTGCTGAGCAAAAAGTGCAGCAGATTGGGTTACGCATTGTTAAGATTGGCACAGGAAGTAAAATTATCTCTCAGTCGTATGCTAAGGGACAAAAAGAGCAGTCTGGTAAGCGAATGTTTGTTTTGACTTCTGGTAAGATTATCTGCCCAGATATGAAAAACTGGACGCTGGATGACCTGCATCAATTTGCAGACCTAACTGGTGTTAAGCTGAAAGTTGTCGGCAGCGGCGTCGTCAAGCAGCAAAGCATTCCACCGAAGACCAAACTTAAGTCAAAGACCAAAATTGTAATTAATTTAAAGGAGTAAACACAATATGCTCATTATTAGCATCATTGCATTAGTTAGTTCATTAGTTTTAACGGCAATCTTTTTGCCGTGGATGATTATTTTTATGCGGTCACATCACGAGGGCCAAGAAATTCGTGATGAAGGACCTAAATGGCACCAGAAAAAGTCTGGTACACCAACAATGGGTGGTGTTGTTTTCGTTTTAGCAGCAGCGATTTCTTCTGTATGGGTTTCTGCTTGGCAGCATAATATTAACAAAACCATTTGGATTTTGGTGATTAGTCTTCTGGGATACGGGATTATCGGTTTTCTGGATGATGGGATTAAACTCTTTTATAAGCGGAATTTAGGTTTACGAGCTTGGCAAAAATTATTACTACAGATTTTGATTGCGGTAGCGATTGTCGGGATTGCAATCACTGATAATTTCAAATTTAATCTGTATATTCCATTCTTTGGCGTAATTAGTAGTGTGATTTTGTTTACACTATTTGTCATTTTTTGGTTAGTTGGGTTTTCAAATGCAGTTAACCTTTCAGATGGTCTTGATGGCCTAGCAACAGGCCTTTCAATTGTCGCCTACGGCACATATGCTTATTTAGCTTTTAAGCAAAATAACTTTGCCATTTTAATTTTTTGTATGAGCGTGATTGGCGGCTTAATTTCGTTCTTCATTTTTAATCATAAGCCTGCTAAAATCTTTATGGGTGATGCTGGGTCACTTGCTTTAGGTGGGGGACTTGCAGCTGTCAGCGTCTTCTTAAATCGACCATGGTCACTGCTTTTAGTCGGTATTGTGTTTGTGTGTGAAACTGCAAGTGTTATTTTACAAGTGATTTCATTTCAAACGACTGGCAAGCGGATTTTTAAGATGACACCAATTCACCATCATTTTGAAATGTTGGGCTGGTCAGAATGGAAGGTTGATATTGTCTTCTGGTTAGTTGGATTGATTGGTAGTATGTTGTATTTAGTAATCTGGGGTTAAGATAGTAAAAATGAAACAGATTGACACTTATAAGAATAAGAACATTTTGGTTTTAGGGCTGGGAAAGAGCGGTTTTGCAGTAAGTACGTTATTGCTTAAACTTGGTGCAAAGCTGACCTTGAATGATAAGGCTGATTTAACGCAAAATGAACACGCACAAGAATTGGAGAAGATGGGGGTTCGCGTGATTGGCGGGTACCATCCAACCGAATTATTTGACCAAGAACATTTTGATTATTTGGTTAAAAATCCGGGTATTCCTTACGAAAATCCAATGGTGCAAAAGGCAACTGAATTAGAAGTTCCAATTATTACGGAGCCGGAAATTGCATTGAGCGTTAGTGAGGCGCCATATGTTTGCGTTACTGGATCAAATGGTAAAACAACAACTGTGATGTTAACGCAGCAAATTTTGGACAATCATTTGGCTAAAAATGGTCACCATGCCTATGCTGTAGGTAATATTGGTGTTCCGATTTCTGAAGTAGTTACTAAGGCAACTAAGGATGATATTCTTGTAGTTGAAATTTCTAGTTTCCAACTGCTAGGAGTAACCGATATTAATCCGCGTGTGGCAGCAATCGTTGATATTTATCACAATGTTCATATTGATTATCATAAAACTTTTGCCAATTATGTTAACGCCAAGTTGAACGTGACACGAACTCAATCTGCAGATAATTACTTTATTGCTAACTTGGATCAAAAAGATATTTTGGCTCAAGAACAAGCTGCTACAAAAGCTCAAATTCAAACGTTCTCAGAGACCGACCGGACTGCCGACTACTTTATTGCGGATGGCTATTTGCAAAGTCAATCAGAAAAGATTATTAAAACTAGTGCAATGAAATTGCCGGGAGTTCACAATCAACAAAATGCCTTAGTTGCAATTGCGATTAGCAAGTTGATGGGAGCAGATGACGAAGACATTCAAGCGGTTCTGACTACTTTTACTGGTGCCAAGCATCGTTTGCAATATGTGATGACTCTTGATGACCGTAAAATTTACAATGATTCCAAGTCAACTAATATTGAAGCAGCAACGGTAGCAATTCCATCATTTACTGAGCCTGAAGTCTTAATTGCTGGTGGTCTTGACCGCGGTTTTACCTTTGATTCTTTAGTGCCGCTATTTAAAAAGCATGTTAAAGCAATCGTGCTCTATGGCGAAACACGCTACTTATTGGCTGATGCAGCTCGTAAAGCTGGAATTAAGCAAATCGTAATTGAGAACACCTTGCAAGAAGCAGTTCCTAAGGCATATGAACTGACTGCTGCTGGCGATGTTTTGTTGTTTTCACCTGCATGTGCTTCATGGGATCAGTTTAAGACCTTTGAAGACCGTGGTGATTACTTTGTAAAGTTTGTTAAGGATTTAAAGACAAAATAAAATGAGAATTATTTTTACTGGTGGTGGCACTGGCGGCCATATTTATCCAATTATGGCAATTATTGAGCGCTTAAAAGAGCGGCAACTGGCAACAAATGATGAAATTTTGTTTGTCGGTACTAAACGTGGTTTGGAATCTAAAATTGTTCCAGCAGCTGGCGTTAAGTTTGAAACAATCGAAATTCAGGGTTTCAATCGCAAACATTTGTTAAAAAATTTCAGTACCATTAATATGTTCGTGAAGGCAACTAAGTCCGCTAAAAAGATTCTACAGGAATTTAAGCCGGATGTTGTCTTGGGTACTGGTGGTTATGTTAGTGGCGCCATTGTCTATGAAGCTGCCAAGATGGGCATTCCGACAATGATTCACGAATCAAATTCAGTCGTCGGTGTTGCCAACAAGTTCTTAGGGCATTATGTAGACAAGATTTGTTACACCTTTGATGATGCTGCTAAACAATTTTCGGAGAAGAAAAAACTAGTTAAAACTGGTAATCCGCGTTCACAACAAGTTTTAGGTTTGAATGAGGAGCATGTTAATTTAGAAGCTGAATGGAACTTTAATCCTAAAATTCCAACTGTGCTTGTGTTTGGCGGCTCACGTGGCGCTTTAGCAATTAATCGGGTGATGTTGCAGTCGATATTAAAACTGAAAAATAAGCCATATCAAATTGTTTGGGCAACGGGCAATTTGTATTATGATAAGGTACAGGAGAAGCTGCAGGGAATAGATTATGGTACTAACATTAAAATCTTGCCGTATATCAAGGATATGCCTGCTGTTTTACCCGAAATGACTTGTGTGATTTCACGTTCTGGTGCTACCAGTATTGCAGAATTTACCGCATTAGGTGTTCCTGCAATTTTAATTCCTAGTCCTAATGTGACGCACAATCACCAAATGAAAAATGCAACTGATTTAGAAAAAGCAGGTGCGGCATTAGTAATTGCAGAAAAAGATTTAAATCCTAATAGTTTTATTTCTTCAATCGATCATATTTTGCTTGATACAAAATATGCAAATGAAATGAGCAAATCATCGAAACAACTAGGTGTACCTGATGCTTCAGATCAGGTAATCAAAGTGATGCAAGCAATTGCTAAATAATAGGTAAGGGAGGCGAAGCAGATGCCGAAAAAACGGATAACCAAGATTGATCCTAACGAAAAACTAGCACATTATCTGGATCATCAGGCTGACCAAAACAGGCATCAACACCATAAAAATAAGGTTTCTGCCTCGCTTAATCACTTACACAGTGAGCGTAAATCGGCACTGATTAGACGTTTGGGCTTAATTATTGGTATTGCCTTATTGGCAATTGTTGGTTTAGGGTATTATATTTCTCCTCTAGCTAACGTTAGAAGCGTTCAGGTTCAAGGCAGCGATGACTTACCAGTTAAAGAAGTAGTCGCAACATCAGGAATTAAGGCTAGTGGCAAGGTTTGTGACTATCTGCTTAAACAGTCGGTAATTAGTCAAAAATTGGCCAATAAATATACCGAAGTTAAAAATGTTCAGATCACCACCCAAAATTTTAATCACCTAATTATCCATATCAATGAATTTAAAACAATTAGTTATATTAAAACGGATAATAGGTACCGTAAAATTCTTTCACATGGTAAACTAGGTACAAGGCTCTTGCCATGGAACATGGTGGATCATGATAAGCCGATTTTTGTAGGTTATAGTCATAAAGTTTCTTTAAAACAGGATCTTTCGTTATTTAATAGTTTACCCGACGATTTTCAGGAACAAATTAAGTTATTAAGTGGTAATACTAGACGTAAATCACAAGTCATTTTTGTAATGAAGGATGGCAATGTAATTACCGGCAATATTTCTACTCTCAAAGATAAAATAAAGTACTATAATAAAATCAAATCTAAAGTAAAGAAGAATAGTTTAATTGATTTAGAAGTAGGGGTTTTTAGTAGACCGCTAACAGCAAGTGAGAAGAAGGCTTATGGCATATCGTAAACTTGATTAGCATTTTATTAAGAATTTACTAGTTGAGCATCGATGGGGGGTTAATTTTGGACAATTCAAATTTATTAGTAGGCCTTGATATAGGTACTACAAGCGTGAAGGCAGTAGTCGCCGATTCCGGTAAAGTGATTGGCGCGGTCGCAATTCCTAACAAGGGAATGCGGCATGGTAATATCGTTGATATTGATGAGACAGCAAGTGCGATTAGTCGTGCACTGAAAGAAATTGCCGATAAGACAAATGCGCGGATTTATAGCGTGGTTACGGGAATTCCTGTAGGCCTTTTGCAACTTGAAACAGCCAGTGATCTGATTAATGTTAGTGATAATGGTCAAGAAGTTGGTAATAGCGACGTTAAACGTGTTTTACGGGCTGCGGTCAAGTCTGCAGTTAAAAATGAACGGGAACCAATAGCGTTTTTACCGAGTCGATTTTTAATCGATGGCAAAACCGAAGTTGATGACCCCCGGAAGATGATTGCGCATTCCCTTGCAGTTCAAGGAATTTTGCTGACGGCACCAGCTAGTCCATTGCATAATATTAAAAAGGCAATTGAACGTGCTGGCTACCAGAACAATTTCTTTGTGCCAACCCCTCTGGCCATTGCAAGTGTTGCTCTTGACGAAAGTGAACGTACTTTTGGATCAATTATCCTTGACCTAGGCGGCGGCGTGACTACTGCAACCGTTATTCATGACGGTCAAATTAAGTATGCGAACATTGATTTTGAAGGCGGCAGCGATATTAGCAATGATATTTCAGTTGTCCTGAGCACTTCCAAAAAAGATGCAGAGCAGATTAAACTTGATTATGGTTATGCTGATCCAGAATTAGCTTCAGAAAAAGACAAGTTTGCGGTTAACAGTGTTGGCACTGATGGTCAGCAAATGGTTGACGAAGTGTACTTGAGTAATATTATTAACGCTCGTTTAATGCAGACAGTTGGGCGAATTGGTAAAGGTTTGGCTAAGCATGATGCATTGAAATTGCCGGGCGGGATTATTATCACCGGTGGTAACAGTTTGCTTCAGGGAATTGATAACATTGTTGCTAATACTTTAAAAGTGAAAACGCGGATTTATCAGCCTGATCAGATTGGTATGCGCAATCCTGTATATTCTGCAGCTTATGGTATTGTTAACTACTCGTATAAAATGTCTGATATTGACTTTTTGGTTATCAGTGCAATTTATGGTAAGAGTCTCGTTGGTCAGACTGACGATGAGCCGGCTCAAGAGAATGTAAAAAAATCGAAAAGACCGGCAACTGCTAGTGAAACCAAAGTAAAAGAAGAATATAATAGACATGAGTTGCGAAAACAAGATAAGACAGCGCAACACAAACAAACAAATAATAATCAAAATAAAAATAAAGGCATTAAGAACTTCTTGAAAAAGTTCTTTGATTAAAGGTGGTTAATTTAGATGGATTTTACGTTCGATTCAGACGACAATAAAAATGCTGTCATCAAAGTAATTGGTGTCGGCGGTGCAGGTGG
Coding sequences within it:
- the mraY gene encoding phospho-N-acetylmuramoyl-pentapeptide-transferase yields the protein MLIISIIALVSSLVLTAIFLPWMIIFMRSHHEGQEIRDEGPKWHQKKSGTPTMGGVVFVLAAAISSVWVSAWQHNINKTIWILVISLLGYGIIGFLDDGIKLFYKRNLGLRAWQKLLLQILIAVAIVGIAITDNFKFNLYIPFFGVISSVILFTLFVIFWLVGFSNAVNLSDGLDGLATGLSIVAYGTYAYLAFKQNNFAILIFCMSVIGGLISFFIFNHKPAKIFMGDAGSLALGGGLAAVSVFLNRPWSLLLVGIVFVCETASVILQVISFQTTGKRIFKMTPIHHHFEMLGWSEWKVDIVFWLVGLIGSMLYLVIWG
- the murD gene encoding UDP-N-acetylmuramoyl-L-alanine--D-glutamate ligase — encoded protein: MKQIDTYKNKNILVLGLGKSGFAVSTLLLKLGAKLTLNDKADLTQNEHAQELEKMGVRVIGGYHPTELFDQEHFDYLVKNPGIPYENPMVQKATELEVPIITEPEIALSVSEAPYVCVTGSNGKTTTVMLTQQILDNHLAKNGHHAYAVGNIGVPISEVVTKATKDDILVVEISSFQLLGVTDINPRVAAIVDIYHNVHIDYHKTFANYVNAKLNVTRTQSADNYFIANLDQKDILAQEQAATKAQIQTFSETDRTADYFIADGYLQSQSEKIIKTSAMKLPGVHNQQNALVAIAISKLMGADDEDIQAVLTTFTGAKHRLQYVMTLDDRKIYNDSKSTNIEAATVAIPSFTEPEVLIAGGLDRGFTFDSLVPLFKKHVKAIVLYGETRYLLADAARKAGIKQIVIENTLQEAVPKAYELTAAGDVLLFSPACASWDQFKTFEDRGDYFVKFVKDLKTK
- the murG gene encoding undecaprenyldiphospho-muramoylpentapeptide beta-N-acetylglucosaminyltransferase encodes the protein MRIIFTGGGTGGHIYPIMAIIERLKERQLATNDEILFVGTKRGLESKIVPAAGVKFETIEIQGFNRKHLLKNFSTINMFVKATKSAKKILQEFKPDVVLGTGGYVSGAIVYEAAKMGIPTMIHESNSVVGVANKFLGHYVDKICYTFDDAAKQFSEKKKLVKTGNPRSQQVLGLNEEHVNLEAEWNFNPKIPTVLVFGGSRGALAINRVMLQSILKLKNKPYQIVWATGNLYYDKVQEKLQGIDYGTNIKILPYIKDMPAVLPEMTCVISRSGATSIAEFTALGVPAILIPSPNVTHNHQMKNATDLEKAGAALVIAEKDLNPNSFISSIDHILLDTKYANEMSKSSKQLGVPDASDQVIKVMQAIAK
- a CDS encoding FtsQ-type POTRA domain-containing protein, giving the protein MPKKRITKIDPNEKLAHYLDHQADQNRHQHHKNKVSASLNHLHSERKSALIRRLGLIIGIALLAIVGLGYYISPLANVRSVQVQGSDDLPVKEVVATSGIKASGKVCDYLLKQSVISQKLANKYTEVKNVQITTQNFNHLIIHINEFKTISYIKTDNRYRKILSHGKLGTRLLPWNMVDHDKPIFVGYSHKVSLKQDLSLFNSLPDDFQEQIKLLSGNTRRKSQVIFVMKDGNVITGNISTLKDKIKYYNKIKSKVKKNSLIDLEVGVFSRPLTASEKKAYGIS
- the ftsA gene encoding cell division protein FtsA — encoded protein: MDNSNLLVGLDIGTTSVKAVVADSGKVIGAVAIPNKGMRHGNIVDIDETASAISRALKEIADKTNARIYSVVTGIPVGLLQLETASDLINVSDNGQEVGNSDVKRVLRAAVKSAVKNEREPIAFLPSRFLIDGKTEVDDPRKMIAHSLAVQGILLTAPASPLHNIKKAIERAGYQNNFFVPTPLAIASVALDESERTFGSIILDLGGGVTTATVIHDGQIKYANIDFEGGSDISNDISVVLSTSKKDAEQIKLDYGYADPELASEKDKFAVNSVGTDGQQMVDEVYLSNIINARLMQTVGRIGKGLAKHDALKLPGGIIITGGNSLLQGIDNIVANTLKVKTRIYQPDQIGMRNPVYSAAYGIVNYSYKMSDIDFLVISAIYGKSLVGQTDDEPAQENVKKSKRPATASETKVKEEYNRHELRKQDKTAQHKQTNNNQNKNKGIKNFLKKFFD